The Vibrio rhizosphaerae genome includes a region encoding these proteins:
- a CDS encoding SDR family oxidoreductase has product MDLKHKRVLLTGASGGIGQAIATELASAGAYLFLIGRNHDKLEAVRASLPEPEKHVVFSADLTCEADLERVNQQCNQLNESGEGIDIVINNAGVNEFNLLTNRTAASVQQELHVNFLAPMLVSQMALNWLNRPGIILNIGSAFGGIGYPGYTVYCGAKAGMYRFSEALDRELDGSGIRVLYVAPRATDTDLNSPLVKQMNQELGNRSDPPQVVARQVIESLTHETASCWIGWPEKLFVRVNQIFPAVVAQSIRRQQAKIHHFIGLIHSEK; this is encoded by the coding sequence ATGGACTTGAAGCATAAACGTGTTTTGTTGACGGGAGCCTCAGGCGGTATTGGTCAGGCGATAGCGACTGAGCTGGCATCTGCGGGTGCGTACCTGTTCTTGATCGGACGAAATCACGACAAATTAGAAGCCGTCAGAGCCAGTCTTCCTGAGCCGGAAAAACATGTTGTATTTTCTGCTGATCTCACTTGCGAAGCCGATCTGGAACGCGTCAATCAACAGTGCAATCAGTTGAACGAGTCTGGTGAGGGTATTGATATTGTGATTAATAACGCCGGTGTCAATGAATTTAACCTTCTCACCAATCGTACGGCCGCATCCGTACAACAAGAACTGCATGTCAATTTCTTAGCACCGATGCTAGTCAGCCAGATGGCACTGAATTGGTTGAATCGCCCGGGAATTATTTTGAATATCGGCTCGGCATTCGGGGGCATCGGTTATCCGGGGTATACGGTTTATTGCGGTGCTAAAGCGGGAATGTACCGTTTTAGTGAAGCGCTGGACCGGGAATTGGATGGTTCTGGAATTCGGGTACTGTATGTTGCGCCTCGGGCAACAGATACGGATCTGAATTCGCCGTTGGTAAAACAGATGAATCAGGAACTCGGAAACCGCAGTGATCCACCACAAGTGGTTGCCAGACAGGTGATTGAGTCTTTAACACATGAAACTGCATCTTGTTGGATTGGCTGGCCGGAAAAGTTGTTCGTACGGGTGAACCAGATTTTCCCAGCGGTTGTTGCTCAGTCTATTCGTCGCCAGCAAGCGAAGATCCATCATTTTATTGGTTTGATTCATTCAGAAAAGTAA
- the ectA gene encoding diaminobutyrate acetyltransferase: MITNTPWSEMARATLERNHSQWIFRTPVRSDGQRIHELVSLCPPLDENSAYCNFLQSIHFQKTCILAEQQDDILGFISAYRKPDKPSELFIWQVAVHPDARGKGLAFDMLEQLISQENLQDITAIETTITRDNQGSWNLFKKFDRANGLQGQVSTFLDETRHFDGQHETEYLYHIPLKSTPQT; this comes from the coding sequence ATGATCACCAACACACCATGGTCAGAAATGGCTAGAGCTACACTAGAGCGAAATCATTCGCAGTGGATTTTTAGAACCCCCGTTCGTTCAGATGGTCAGCGGATTCACGAATTAGTGAGTTTATGCCCACCATTGGATGAAAACTCTGCATATTGTAATTTTTTACAGTCAATTCATTTCCAAAAGACGTGTATTCTTGCTGAGCAGCAAGATGATATTTTGGGATTCATTTCTGCTTATCGTAAACCGGACAAGCCTTCGGAGCTGTTTATCTGGCAGGTTGCCGTCCATCCTGATGCACGAGGAAAAGGTTTAGCATTCGATATGTTAGAGCAGCTGATTTCTCAGGAGAATCTACAAGATATCACAGCCATCGAGACCACGATTACCAGAGATAATCAGGGTTCTTGGAACCTATTTAAGAAATTCGACCGTGCAAATGGTCTACAAGGGCAGGTTTCAACGTTTCTTGATGAGACACGACATTTCGATGGACAGCATGAAACGGAATATCTTTATCATATTCCGCTGAAGTCAACACCACAAACGTAG
- a CDS encoding AMP-binding protein, with translation MANDAQLWTPSPESVRSSNLYQFIQHINMQGEALEGFDQLQQWSVTNSKQFWLEIWQYCDVIGFRGDCVFGEAVAKWDQFIAARDTIWFPQAQLNYAENLLSYAFQEPDAIALWFKNENGQTKTLTWQQLCDQVSLVQQWLTQNGVERGDVVVAYLPHIPETIVALLAVTSLGAIWSSLAPEDTDIQTAMACFQPLQPKVLFCSNGYNRAGATINTEESNRKLVDHLTTLNNTCQIEYLQTPQFSSNYVDTFSDWQAILASYISRGINYERIGFNDPLFIHHHRLPSGQNERIVHRIGGTILNHLKEHQLHCNIQPGTRLLSHCSCSSTALLWHTSALASGATLVFYDGAPLFPNMNALWSLAEESKSNSMHVSSVYLDSLREAVFSPGHFYPMQSLQTLIVSGPINYPHLFEYIYSYIQTDISVIPASQEEDIAGSFLIGHPMAYVDRHYMMTPALGCHVLIEGQNLRCTNSFPNQPLGFWQDSGENYHRTYWQENQGIWSQPEHSK, from the coding sequence ATGGCAAACGATGCTCAATTATGGACACCAAGTCCAGAATCTGTTCGTTCATCAAACCTTTACCAATTTATTCAGCACATCAATATGCAGGGCGAAGCGCTGGAAGGTTTTGACCAACTCCAGCAGTGGTCAGTCACCAACAGTAAACAATTCTGGCTGGAAATCTGGCAATACTGTGACGTCATTGGATTTCGCGGAGACTGCGTCTTCGGTGAAGCCGTTGCCAAATGGGATCAGTTTATTGCGGCTCGGGATACGATCTGGTTTCCTCAGGCACAACTCAATTATGCGGAAAATTTACTCTCCTACGCATTTCAGGAGCCAGATGCAATTGCACTCTGGTTTAAAAATGAAAACGGTCAGACAAAAACACTCACTTGGCAACAACTGTGTGATCAAGTGTCGCTTGTCCAGCAATGGCTGACTCAAAATGGTGTCGAGCGGGGTGACGTTGTGGTTGCTTACCTCCCCCACATACCTGAAACCATTGTCGCTCTGCTGGCCGTTACTAGTCTGGGGGCAATCTGGTCGTCCCTTGCCCCTGAAGATACGGATATTCAAACGGCTATGGCGTGTTTTCAACCACTACAGCCCAAAGTATTATTCTGTAGCAATGGATATAACCGGGCCGGAGCGACAATCAATACCGAGGAGAGTAATCGGAAACTGGTTGATCATCTGACGACTTTGAACAATACATGTCAGATCGAATACCTACAAACACCGCAGTTTTCATCCAACTATGTTGATACGTTTTCAGACTGGCAGGCAATTCTGGCCAGCTATATCTCCAGAGGGATCAATTATGAACGGATCGGATTTAACGATCCGCTCTTCATTCATCACCACCGGCTGCCTTCAGGTCAGAACGAACGGATCGTCCATCGTATCGGCGGGACAATTCTCAATCATTTAAAAGAACATCAACTTCATTGTAATATTCAGCCCGGCACCCGCCTGCTCAGTCATTGTTCATGCAGTAGCACCGCCTTGCTCTGGCATACATCAGCACTTGCCAGCGGCGCAACCCTCGTATTTTACGATGGAGCCCCGCTATTCCCCAATATGAATGCACTATGGTCTCTGGCGGAAGAATCAAAAAGTAACAGCATGCATGTCTCTTCCGTCTATCTGGATTCTTTAAGGGAAGCCGTATTTTCTCCGGGGCATTTCTATCCGATGCAGTCTTTACAGACACTAATTGTCAGCGGCCCGATCAACTACCCACACCTGTTCGAATATATCTATTCCTATATTCAAACCGATATATCGGTAATCCCAGCGTCTCAGGAAGAAGATATCGCCGGTTCTTTTTTAATCGGCCACCCTATGGCTTATGTGGACAGACACTACATGATGACTCCGGCCCTGGGATGTCATGTTTTGATTGAGGGCCAAAATCTACGATGTACCAATAGTTTTCCCAACCAGCCGCTCGGTTTTTGGCAAGATTCAGGCGAGAACTATCACCGTACCTACTGGCAAGAGAATCAGGGAATATGGTCTCAGCCGGAACATAGCAAGTAA